The window CAAATCACCCAGAACGGCCGAAGAGTTCTCCAATATGATGAAGTAGTTTAGAGTATGAAGTTGCTGCAGCCGGGAAAAAGTTTTCCCGGCTGCAGCAGTCTTTATGGAGTGGTTGCGATCACGGGCGCCGGCAGCCTGCAAGGGTGCAGGACTTGGTCAATTTTACGACGTCTGCCATGGAAATCTTGCCGTCCTGGTTCAGATCATAGAGCGGATAAATGGACGCATCCTTGCGCAGATAATTACGCAGAAAAGCGACATCATCCCTGTCTATATCGCCATCCAGGTCAAAATCGCCATCCAATTTAACCTTTACAGTGCCGGTGTATCCCAGGGTCGTACCGGCGCTATCTCTTAACGCCGCGTAAATGCTGCTGTTGGCGTCGGCTTTCAGGGTGTATGACACCTGGGTGGCAGCCCCCCCGGTTGCAGAAGCGCTGCCCAGTTCAACATCGGTAAGGCCTGCGACGGATGCGGAAGTGACCGTAAGGGTTTTGGGGGTATCCCGGTCAAAATCCACGGGAAATTCGGCGATATCGATGTCGGATGCGATGGTGCCGATGCCGTAGCTGTCAAGCTTGGGCATATCAAAATAGTTGTAATCATCCAGCACCGGAGAGTAGGAGTTCATATAGATTTTGTCATGGGACAGGTCAAAATAGATCATTTTGATGTAACCCATGCCGCCCTCGGGGGCAGACTGGTAATCTGTGCAGACCTGATACACAGCACGGTCGTCTTCACCGTCCCCGTCATCATCAAAACCCACAATGTTCAGTGAAGACCCATGGTAATGGCCATTGATGACGGCAAACACGTTCTTGTTGTTCCTGCAGACACTTTCAAGCAGCAGATCACTGGTATAACTCTGTGTACCGGCGGAATTAATGCCGCCGTGCACGCAGATAATGACCTTGCGATGGGCAAATTTTGCACAAACCTCATTCATCCAGTCGGTTTCAGGAGTATAGATATCCCAGCTCATGTAAAGAAAGAGCAGCTCTTCCCCGTTCACGGTGACAAGGTCATAATGGCCCAGATTGTTCTTGTAAGATCCTCCGTAAACCGGGCTGTTCTTATACCGGTCCGCACCAAAATACTTCCAGTAAAGTTCATAACGCATGTTGCCGTGGGCCACATCGTGGTTGCCGGCCAGTACGCCGTAGGGAATTTTGGCAGCTTCGAACTTGGCAAGCTCCTGGCTGGCATTGACATATTCATACTCTTCGTTGAACTCATCCACAATGTCTCCGGTGTGGATCACATACTCAATTCCCAGTTTTTCGGCATTGTCCACAATCCAGTCGGTCATGGAGGTGAAGTTCTCCATATACTGCTCGGCGTAATACTGGGTGTCGGTGATCCAGGCAATGGAGAAGTCATACTGTCCGGGAATGCCTGTGCCGTCCCAGGATTCATTGCTGTCGCCGGTGGTGGTGTACATGTCGGGGTAGGCATAGGGTGCATACTCACTGCCCCGGGCCTGGATCAGAACCCTGGCCACGCCGTCGGACATATGTCTGTCAAGGGTGCAGACCCCGGTGATCACGCCGTCGGACTCGGTTGTATTGTCAATGAGATCCCAGGTCTCGCTGTCCGGGTCAAGGATGAAGAGTCGGACAGCCTGGCTGTAGTCTGCCTGGGCCTTGACCTCCACCCTTAACGCGGTGATGTCCGAAGATTTCACAGGAATCTCAAGGATCTGGTAGGGATAGTCTCCGTTGTTTGATACCGTGGCACCGGTGCCTGCATGGCTGACGGCAAGGGCTGTGCTGTCTCCGGCACCTTCCCTGGTGGCGGCGGCGTCAAGGCCGCAGGCCTCATAAATCCTGACACTGGCCACGCCACTGCCTGTGGTGACGGATGCCACCCGGTTCTCTTTGTCAACGGCCATGGCCACATTGACCTCCGCCGTTGTCTCGTTAGCCTGCGGGGTCACTGTGTTGCGCACGGTAAATGAAATCTGTCTGGTTTCACTGCCCGAAACCGCCAGGATGTGTGTCCCGTCAGACAAAAGAGTCGTGTCCAATGCGAAGGCCACAGCGTCAACCTTGTCCGCAGGAATGGTGAATACCATGGTGACGCTGGTGGTGCAGCCGCTGGAGTCGCCCATTTTCACAGTTGAGGTAAGATCAACGGCATCGCCGTTCATGTCAACGGCGGTGTCGGGGGAAAGCACCGTGCCGTCGGTGAACTTAAGCTGAAAATTGCCCGCAGTGAAATCATCATTGTTGGCATCGGTGTCCGCCTCAAAGGCAGATCCCCAGGTGCCTGCACGCAAGGAGAGTTCAATGGATGCCGAGCCATCCTGATTATAGGTAAAATAGGCCTGGGGTACGGCAATGGCCAGGGAGTCAGTTGACGGAATTTCGCTGCATTTGGCAAATACAGCAATGACTTTTTCTCCTGCGGTCAGACCGTTTTTGAAGTATGAGTCCACCCCGCTGTAATCAAAGGTAAAATAGGCGGCACGCTCCAAGGAACTTGTGGTGGCGACGCTGGTGCCGTCCAGGGCAAGGGAAATGCCGCTGCCCGGTGAGATGAAATCCTTGGCAGATACGTTCACGGTACCTGACAGTACAGCATCATCCGTGGCTTCGGCATTGTCAAAGTTGACCCGAACACCGTTGTAGTCACTGTCCTGCACAACGGTGATGCGCCGGACATCGGTAACCGTGGTACGGTAGTCGTTGTACGCCTTCAGGTAGTAATCCACATGCTGGGCGTTCAGCAGTTCGGAATTGTCGATAAAAGCGTAAAATTTGTTGTAGATGGCAAACTTGGTGGTGGACGCCACGGTATAGGTATCCGCCCCGCTGGTCTTGTAATACAGGTTGATGGAGTTCACCGGAAGGGCGTCTGTGCCTTCATATCCATAGGGAATTCTTAAGAAATGACCCTGGCTGATGCTTTCGGATTCATCCAGCAGAGTCAACACGGGAGATGTGCCGTCATCGGCCCCGAACCGGTACTGATCCTGGGTCACCGCTCCCATGTTGGTGGTGCTCAGCGCAGCACGGACAGACATTTTTGGGCCGTCAATGTCCACTCTCAGGTCAACACTCTTGTTGTCCTTTAAATCAGTGACACCGTTCCAGAAATAATAGGAGGCGTTGGTCAGGCTGCCGTCTTCTTCCTTTTTCAGCAATGCAATGCCCCGGCCTGTGTTCCCCCATCCATTCTGGCCGGTCTGGGCATAAACCGGCACACCATCGGGAATGCCATAGGCGGCACGGAAATCTGCCTCCGTGGGAAAGCTGGTATAGCTGCCGGAAAGGCCTTCGGCGCGGTAACACCATATCACAGCTGTGCCGTGGGCCGGGATAATGACGCCGGATGTGTCGCTTGTGTTTGAATTGGCCGCATTTTCAACGGTGGTCACGGTCTGGATATTGAAGTTTGCCTTGTACAGGTAGGCAAAGGAGTAGTCGGCGTTGAAATCGACATCCCCGTCCCCGGAGTTGAATACCTCCATGCATTCCATGTAGTCGTTACTTCCTGAATCGCCGTATGCACTGCCTCTGTTGATGTCATTGGGCCGGATTTCCGTGATGAAAAGACCGGCCGGGGTCAGATCATCCGGGGCTGATCCGGAATAGATGTCAAACTGCTCGGAATATACCGTGCCGGGACTGCCAAAGGTGTTTTGTACACAGGCGGCCATTTCGCTGCCTGTGTCGGGAATGGCAAGCTGTACGGCAAGGCCGTCGGACGTATCCACGCCTGTGGTGTAGCGGTAATGGGAAACGATATTGCCCGATGCTTTTTCCACCAGGGCAAAGCCCCTGTCATCAGCAGCGAATCCGTTTTGCCCGGATACCACAAAGATCTTAACATCATTGGAAATATGCCAGCTCTCCCGGAACTGAGCTTCC is drawn from uncultured Desulfobacter sp. and contains these coding sequences:
- a CDS encoding metallophosphoesterase, translating into MKVTMFKLLILTGLAVLSAACVPGLPGSAAASSAGRQGLFLTELYPNDISRSSVYGNSDDQLEYVEVFNTTDTQISFNDAYELDYEYPSGGAYKFKQLAVKTVDGSTDVVIGARESAVFWNRRDDVATSATEAQFRESWHISNDVKIFVVSGQNGFAADDRGFALVEKASGNIVSHYRYTTGVDTSDGLAVQLAIPDTGSEMAACVQNTFGSPGTVYSEQFDIYSGSAPDDLTPAGLFITEIRPNDINRGSAYGDSGSNDYMECMEVFNSGDGDVDFNADYSFAYLYKANFNIQTVTTVENAANSNTSDTSGVIIPAHGTAVIWCYRAEGLSGSYTSFPTEADFRAAYGIPDGVPVYAQTGQNGWGNTGRGIALLKKEEDGSLTNASYYFWNGVTDLKDNKSVDLRVDIDGPKMSVRAALSTTNMGAVTQDQYRFGADDGTSPVLTLLDESESISQGHFLRIPYGYEGTDALPVNSINLYYKTSGADTYTVASTTKFAIYNKFYAFIDNSELLNAQHVDYYLKAYNDYRTTVTDVRRITVVQDSDYNGVRVNFDNAEATDDAVLSGTVNVSAKDFISPGSGISLALDGTSVATTSSLERAAYFTFDYSGVDSYFKNGLTAGEKVIAVFAKCSEIPSTDSLAIAVPQAYFTYNQDGSASIELSLRAGTWGSAFEADTDANNDDFTAGNFQLKFTDGTVLSPDTAVDMNGDAVDLTSTVKMGDSSGCTTSVTMVFTIPADKVDAVAFALDTTLLSDGTHILAVSGSETRQISFTVRNTVTPQANETTAEVNVAMAVDKENRVASVTTGSGVASVRIYEACGLDAAATREGAGDSTALAVSHAGTGATVSNNGDYPYQILEIPVKSSDITALRVEVKAQADYSQAVRLFILDPDSETWDLIDNTTESDGVITGVCTLDRHMSDGVARVLIQARGSEYAPYAYPDMYTTTGDSNESWDGTGIPGQYDFSIAWITDTQYYAEQYMENFTSMTDWIVDNAEKLGIEYVIHTGDIVDEFNEEYEYVNASQELAKFEAAKIPYGVLAGNHDVAHGNMRYELYWKYFGADRYKNSPVYGGSYKNNLGHYDLVTVNGEELLFLYMSWDIYTPETDWMNEVCAKFAHRKVIICVHGGINSAGTQSYTSDLLLESVCRNNKNVFAVINGHYHGSSLNIVGFDDDGDGEDDRAVYQVCTDYQSAPEGGMGYIKMIYFDLSHDKIYMNSYSPVLDDYNYFDMPKLDSYGIGTIASDIDIAEFPVDFDRDTPKTLTVTSASVAGLTDVELGSASATGGAATQVSYTLKADANSSIYAALRDSAGTTLGYTGTVKVKLDGDFDLDGDIDRDDVAFLRNYLRKDASIYPLYDLNQDGKISMADVVKLTKSCTLAGCRRP